One stretch of Rosistilla oblonga DNA includes these proteins:
- a CDS encoding DUF1501 domain-containing protein, which yields MSYSLTRRELLQSASSGFGYLAFAGLSSAAAAADAGVSAAKNPLLPKPPHFPATAKRVIFLCMTGAPSHVDTFDYKPQLAKDHGKQGRYGGQLLKSQWDFRQRGESGLWISDLFPEVARHADDLCLIRSMNCDQPVHPGAQIQMHTGTAQFVRPSLGAWTLYGLGTENDSLPGFVSISPPAGSAQLIGSAFLPAIYGGTGVGRASRIGGAGGQRGSGGDTVPDIRNTRLSSNQQRTQLDLIQALNRDKLDRVDHAPGIEGAIESFELAFRMQDAMPDVMDLSDETPETLAMYGADRGDTAAFGKQCLMARRLAESGVRFIEVTKGGWDHHQNLSTDLPQRCGEIDQPIAGLLADLKQRDLLKDTLVIWGGEFGRTPAAQNGDGRDHNNKGYTTWMAGGGVKGGFSYGETDEHGYAAVTDPCHIHDWHATILHLMGLDHTRLTYRYAGRDFRLTDVHGNVMKRILA from the coding sequence ATGAGTTATTCCTTGACGCGACGCGAGCTGCTGCAGAGTGCCTCTTCGGGCTTCGGGTATCTCGCATTTGCTGGACTCAGTAGCGCCGCCGCCGCAGCCGACGCGGGCGTTTCCGCGGCGAAGAACCCTTTGTTGCCGAAGCCGCCTCATTTTCCTGCGACTGCGAAACGCGTGATCTTCCTGTGCATGACCGGTGCACCGTCGCATGTCGACACGTTCGACTACAAGCCGCAATTGGCGAAGGATCACGGCAAACAAGGACGTTACGGCGGCCAGCTGCTAAAGAGTCAGTGGGACTTCCGTCAGCGTGGCGAAAGCGGGCTGTGGATCTCCGATCTGTTCCCCGAGGTCGCCCGGCACGCCGACGATCTGTGCCTGATCCGATCGATGAACTGCGACCAACCGGTTCATCCGGGAGCCCAAATCCAGATGCACACCGGGACGGCTCAGTTCGTTCGGCCTTCGTTGGGAGCTTGGACGCTGTACGGATTGGGAACGGAAAACGACAGCCTACCCGGCTTCGTTTCAATCAGTCCGCCCGCCGGGTCGGCTCAACTGATCGGCAGCGCATTCCTACCGGCGATCTACGGCGGCACCGGTGTCGGCCGTGCTTCGCGAATTGGTGGAGCCGGAGGCCAACGCGGCTCGGGCGGCGACACGGTTCCCGATATCCGCAACACGCGACTTTCGTCGAACCAACAACGGACGCAGCTCGATTTGATCCAAGCCCTCAATCGCGACAAGCTGGATCGCGTCGATCACGCGCCGGGAATCGAAGGAGCTATCGAATCGTTTGAGCTGGCGTTTCGGATGCAGGACGCGATGCCCGACGTGATGGATTTAAGCGACGAGACGCCGGAGACGCTGGCAATGTACGGAGCGGATCGCGGCGACACAGCGGCGTTTGGAAAGCAATGCCTAATGGCGCGGCGATTGGCCGAATCGGGCGTGCGGTTTATCGAAGTAACCAAAGGGGGCTGGGATCATCACCAAAACCTTTCGACCGACCTGCCGCAGCGCTGCGGAGAGATCGATCAACCGATCGCCGGCCTGCTGGCCGACCTCAAGCAACGCGATCTGTTGAAAGATACGCTGGTGATCTGGGGTGGCGAATTCGGCCGGACACCGGCGGCTCAAAACGGCGACGGCCGCGACCACAACAACAAAGGTTACACGACCTGGATGGCCGGCGGCGGCGTGAAAGGGGGCTTCAGTTATGGCGAGACCGACGAACACGGCTACGCGGCAGTTACCGATCCGTGCCACATCCACGATTGGCACGCCACGATTTTGCATCTAATGGGGCTCGATCACACGCGGCTGACCTACCGCTACGCCGGCCGCGACTTCCGGCTGACCGACGTGCATGGCAACGTGATGAAGAGGATTCTGGCCTAA
- a CDS encoding endonuclease/exonuclease/phosphatase family protein: protein MKFVLNLIVVSVIAIIALVKFYEIEGIDGLHLKRRESSAGVVQDLRAMFSSATAEPGSGFSAPGGQPLPSLPGVGVQTVSSRQGAPGTIRLGTFNLREFSREKVNDPKTMDFIVRLLQQIDLIAVQEVDADRRELFPRIVEYLNRDGRTYDFIAGPQVGPDGYQQLLGFIFDRQRVEADLKQTYTVTDPANQIAYEPLVGWFRTVGVDPLDAWTFSLANVYVDPDNPQKELELLTSLFHSIQHDGRGEDDVILAGCFFAGDHELARFASADIRFALEGTPSDIHAQRQTANLLFNRNNTTEFLGESGAIDFLRQYNLTIAEAEAISDHLPVWAEFQIREAIQF from the coding sequence ATGAAGTTTGTCCTTAATCTCATCGTCGTATCTGTCATTGCGATTATTGCGCTGGTCAAATTCTACGAGATCGAAGGGATCGACGGGCTGCACTTGAAGCGACGCGAATCGAGCGCCGGCGTGGTCCAGGATCTCCGCGCGATGTTCTCGTCGGCGACCGCCGAACCGGGCAGTGGATTTTCCGCTCCGGGAGGCCAGCCGTTGCCGAGTCTTCCCGGCGTTGGGGTGCAGACGGTTTCCAGCCGGCAAGGGGCCCCGGGCACGATCCGACTGGGGACCTTCAACCTGCGGGAATTCAGCCGCGAAAAGGTCAACGATCCCAAAACGATGGACTTCATCGTGCGGTTGCTGCAGCAGATCGATCTGATCGCCGTCCAGGAAGTCGACGCCGACCGCCGCGAACTGTTCCCCCGGATCGTCGAATATCTGAATCGCGACGGGCGGACTTACGATTTCATCGCGGGCCCACAAGTTGGCCCCGACGGATATCAACAACTGCTTGGGTTTATCTTCGATCGCCAGCGGGTCGAAGCCGACCTCAAGCAAACCTATACAGTTACCGATCCCGCCAATCAGATCGCCTATGAACCGCTGGTCGGATGGTTCCGCACCGTCGGCGTCGATCCTCTCGATGCCTGGACCTTTTCGCTGGCCAACGTCTACGTCGATCCCGACAACCCGCAGAAGGAACTGGAACTGCTGACGTCGCTGTTCCATTCGATCCAACATGACGGCCGCGGTGAGGACGATGTCATTCTGGCCGGCTGCTTTTTTGCCGGCGATCACGAACTTGCCCGGTTTGCATCGGCCGACATCCGCTTCGCCCTGGAAGGGACCCCGTCGGACATCCATGCGCAACGTCAGACAGCCAACCTGTTGTTCAACCGCAACAATACGACGGAGTTCCTCGGCGAATCGGGGGCGATCGATTTCCTGCGGCAGTACAACCTGACGATCGCCGAAGCCGAAGCGATCAGCGACCATCTGCCGGTTTGGGCCGAATTCCAAATCCGCGAAGCGATCCAGTTTTAA
- a CDS encoding PSD1 and planctomycete cytochrome C domain-containing protein, which produces MDVQYRTTQIGLIVMAIAFWGSADAAEVTPDQADFFETKIRPVLVKQCYGCHSNESGNARGGLRLDTRELTHIGGSSGPAIVPGDLDGSLLFNAMTHQDFVMPPRSEMLPESVIDDFRKWIEMGALDPRSGAVTEIRSSIDEQQIQQAKAEFWAYQKPVQRPAPITDGDWSLTDIDRWIQAELAENKLTPASGASAYTVARRLYFDLIGLPPTAEQITVFQKAWQRDPTAAIASAADQLLQSPQFGERWGRHWLDVARYAESSGRGVNMTYPQAWRYRDYVIDSFNSDKPYDRFVQEQLAGDLLPVSSDQQWAENLIATGFLAMGPKDVNQRNGAQFAADLVDEQIDVTTRVLIGTSIACARCHDHKFDPIPQTDYYALVGIFGNMSTYFGAPASSIGIARGLQTQQTSNLLRMPIDDPNPFEKAVSPTELESMRERLASLSTELRETRMNQRRPGATQVPVSRIVRMTSEIEYLSAKLGGYDPEGRPISFCMGVQAKEQPEEVRLLVRGEIAQPAQVVPPGFPRVLSDAPASIAKGSTGRLEFARWITERDHPLTARVMANRIWQHLLGQGIVASPENFGSSGSAPTHPELLDHLAVEFVESGWSIKSLIRQIVTSRVYRIDSSFDQTSFEKDPENKLLWRANMRRLDAEAIRDAMLFVSGKIDLQRPPASLVAESGYMRVRDGNLVNLFDSAGNASRRGMGSGMAMAMGMSGGAMRDRFRNQRRGRFGGNREGGGMSQATLPTPGTDRLDMASAEYRSVYLPVVRDEVPRALAVFDFAEPSMVVGQRESSSTPNQALFLMNNPFVTAQADALARRVVDEAATPAARLRLAFELCFGRSPNATEVSAVRQFLNDFEDVQSSRGRVLAMTALCQSLLASADFRYID; this is translated from the coding sequence ATGGACGTGCAATACCGAACGACACAAATCGGCCTGATCGTGATGGCGATCGCATTTTGGGGCTCGGCTGACGCCGCCGAGGTGACGCCGGATCAGGCCGATTTCTTTGAGACGAAGATTCGTCCGGTATTGGTCAAGCAATGCTACGGATGTCACTCCAACGAATCGGGGAACGCTCGCGGCGGCTTGCGGTTGGATACCCGTGAACTCACCCACATCGGCGGCAGCAGCGGACCGGCGATCGTGCCGGGGGATCTCGATGGCAGCTTGCTGTTCAACGCGATGACGCACCAAGACTTTGTCATGCCGCCGCGCAGCGAGATGCTGCCCGAATCGGTCATCGACGACTTCCGCAAATGGATCGAAATGGGAGCCCTTGACCCGCGATCGGGAGCCGTGACGGAGATTCGGTCGTCGATCGACGAGCAACAGATCCAGCAGGCGAAGGCGGAGTTCTGGGCCTATCAAAAGCCGGTCCAACGCCCCGCCCCGATCACCGACGGCGACTGGTCGCTGACCGACATCGACCGTTGGATCCAGGCGGAACTTGCGGAGAACAAACTCACACCGGCATCCGGGGCGTCGGCCTACACCGTCGCTCGGCGGCTCTATTTCGATCTGATTGGACTCCCTCCCACCGCAGAACAGATCACCGTTTTCCAAAAAGCATGGCAGCGCGATCCGACCGCGGCGATCGCTAGTGCGGCCGATCAACTGTTGCAGTCGCCGCAGTTTGGTGAGCGATGGGGACGTCATTGGTTGGACGTTGCGAGGTACGCCGAATCGAGCGGCCGCGGCGTGAACATGACCTACCCGCAAGCCTGGCGATACCGCGACTACGTCATCGATTCGTTCAACAGCGACAAACCGTACGACCGCTTCGTTCAAGAGCAGCTTGCCGGCGATCTGCTGCCCGTTTCCAGCGACCAGCAATGGGCGGAAAACTTGATCGCGACAGGCTTCTTGGCAATGGGCCCCAAAGATGTCAACCAACGCAACGGAGCTCAGTTCGCAGCCGACCTCGTCGATGAACAGATCGACGTCACGACACGCGTCCTGATCGGCACATCGATCGCGTGTGCCCGCTGCCACGACCACAAATTCGATCCGATCCCGCAGACCGACTACTACGCATTGGTTGGCATCTTCGGCAACATGTCGACCTACTTTGGAGCTCCCGCGTCTTCGATCGGCATCGCTCGCGGTCTGCAAACCCAACAGACGAGCAACTTGTTGCGGATGCCAATCGACGATCCCAACCCGTTTGAAAAAGCGGTCTCGCCGACGGAACTCGAGAGCATGCGAGAGCGGCTCGCGTCGCTGTCGACCGAATTACGAGAAACGCGAATGAACCAACGCCGCCCCGGCGCGACGCAGGTTCCGGTCTCCCGAATCGTGCGGATGACCAGCGAGATTGAATATCTGTCGGCAAAGTTGGGAGGCTACGATCCGGAGGGACGACCGATCAGCTTTTGCATGGGCGTTCAAGCGAAAGAGCAACCCGAAGAGGTCCGCTTGCTGGTCCGTGGCGAAATCGCTCAACCCGCACAGGTCGTGCCGCCAGGCTTTCCGCGAGTTCTCAGCGACGCACCGGCATCGATTGCCAAGGGCTCGACGGGGCGGTTGGAGTTCGCTCGCTGGATCACCGAGCGCGACCATCCGTTGACGGCGCGAGTGATGGCGAATCGAATCTGGCAACATCTGCTGGGACAAGGCATCGTCGCGTCTCCGGAAAACTTTGGTTCCTCCGGTTCGGCGCCAACGCATCCGGAACTGTTGGACCATCTGGCGGTGGAGTTTGTCGAGTCGGGATGGTCGATCAAATCGCTGATCCGCCAGATCGTGACGTCACGCGTCTACCGAATCGATTCGTCCTTCGATCAAACAAGCTTCGAGAAAGACCCCGAAAACAAGCTGTTGTGGCGAGCGAATATGCGGCGATTGGATGCCGAAGCGATTCGCGATGCGATGCTCTTTGTCAGTGGCAAGATCGACCTCCAGCGCCCGCCGGCATCGCTGGTCGCCGAATCGGGATACATGCGTGTCCGCGATGGCAATCTCGTCAACCTCTTTGATTCCGCCGGCAATGCGTCGCGACGCGGCATGGGATCGGGGATGGCGATGGCGATGGGGATGTCGGGAGGAGCGATGCGGGATCGATTCCGCAACCAACGACGCGGCCGTTTCGGTGGCAATCGCGAAGGAGGCGGGATGTCGCAAGCGACGCTCCCGACGCCCGGGACCGATCGATTGGACATGGCGTCGGCCGAATATCGCAGCGTCTATTTGCCGGTCGTTCGCGACGAGGTACCTCGCGCTTTGGCCGTCTTCGATTTTGCCGAACCATCGATGGTCGTCGGCCAACGCGAATCGTCCAGCACGCCCAACCAAGCGTTGTTCCTGATGAACAATCCTTTTGTGACAGCTCAAGCCGACGCGTTGGCCCGTCGCGTTGTCGATGAAGCGGCAACGCCGGCGGCTCGCTTGCGGCTGGCCTTTGAACTCTGCTTCGGTCGCTCGCCCAACGCGACCGAAGTCTCCGCAGTCCGCCAGTTTTTAAACGACTTCGAAGATGTGCAATCGTCGCGAGGCCGCGTGCTGGCGATGACCGCGCTGTGCCAATCGTTGTTGGCCTCGGCAGATTTCCGTTACATCGATTGA
- a CDS encoding sulfatase-like hydrolase/transferase, with amino-acid sequence MQRRPIRWMLLSLFFTPWLAAAGADDSATTKPNIILVMADDQGWGDMAYNGHPIVQTPNFDDAAATGLRFDRFYAAAPVCSPTRASVLTGRHPNRSGVFQWGFPLRPQEITIAEALKTAGYTTGHFGKWHLGSVRSGSPANPTAHGFDEWFSAPNFYDNDAIMSHRGKAVKTVGESSAIAVDAAMQWIDDVRKKPEPFLAVVWFGSPHVPHQAAPEDSALYKDQNKRMREFLGEVTGMDRAFGKLRDGLGERGLRENTILWYCSDNGALPRVGSTGGHRGLKGKVYEGGLLVPAILEWPTKIPRPRTTSVRCNTTDIYPTLLDVAGVKMENQPIVDGISLLPLIEEKVTERVKPMGFWNYAIKGIITPSAVWMGELYAAQQAGNDLPPDPASANAATLPTEPIVHAQGHSAWIDGDWKLHRIENDGKAKFELYDLASDPNEENDLYAKQAKSPRATEMQQALEAWLTSVDASYLGKDY; translated from the coding sequence ATGCAAAGACGACCGATTCGATGGATGCTACTGAGCTTGTTTTTCACACCCTGGCTGGCCGCTGCCGGAGCCGACGATTCCGCCACAACGAAGCCGAATATCATCCTCGTGATGGCCGACGATCAGGGTTGGGGCGACATGGCTTACAACGGCCATCCGATCGTTCAGACGCCGAACTTCGATGACGCCGCGGCGACCGGATTGCGTTTCGATCGCTTCTACGCCGCCGCTCCCGTCTGCTCGCCTACTCGAGCTAGCGTGTTGACCGGCCGGCATCCCAACCGCAGCGGTGTCTTTCAATGGGGATTTCCTCTGCGGCCGCAAGAGATCACGATCGCCGAAGCACTAAAAACGGCCGGTTACACGACGGGGCATTTTGGAAAGTGGCATCTCGGATCGGTCCGCAGTGGCAGTCCTGCGAATCCGACAGCCCACGGGTTTGACGAGTGGTTTAGCGCGCCGAACTTCTACGACAACGATGCGATCATGTCCCATCGCGGTAAGGCGGTGAAGACAGTCGGCGAAAGCTCCGCGATCGCCGTCGATGCGGCAATGCAATGGATCGACGACGTTCGCAAGAAGCCCGAGCCCTTTTTGGCTGTCGTCTGGTTCGGATCACCTCACGTCCCTCACCAAGCCGCTCCGGAAGACAGTGCCCTCTACAAAGATCAGAACAAACGGATGCGAGAGTTCCTGGGCGAGGTCACTGGAATGGACCGCGCATTTGGAAAGTTGCGCGACGGGCTGGGAGAGCGTGGGCTGCGTGAGAACACCATCCTTTGGTACTGCAGCGACAACGGAGCGCTTCCGAGAGTGGGATCGACCGGCGGACATCGGGGACTCAAAGGGAAGGTCTACGAAGGCGGATTGTTAGTCCCCGCGATTCTCGAATGGCCGACGAAGATTCCGCGTCCGCGGACGACTTCAGTTCGCTGCAACACCACCGACATCTATCCGACGCTGTTAGACGTGGCAGGAGTGAAGATGGAGAACCAGCCGATCGTCGATGGCATCAGCCTGCTGCCGTTGATCGAAGAGAAGGTTACCGAGCGAGTGAAGCCGATGGGATTCTGGAACTACGCGATCAAGGGCATCATCACCCCGTCGGCTGTCTGGATGGGAGAACTTTACGCGGCGCAACAAGCCGGCAACGACCTACCGCCCGATCCCGCGAGTGCCAACGCCGCGACGCTCCCCACCGAACCTATCGTTCACGCCCAAGGCCACTCCGCCTGGATCGATGGCGACTGGAAACTGCACCGCATCGAAAACGACGGCAAGGCGAAGTTCGAACTGTACGACCTCGCCAGCGATCCGAATGAGGAAAACGATCTGTATGCGAAGCAGGCCAAGAGTCCACGGGCTACAGAGATGCAACAAGCACTCGAAGCCTGGCTCACCTCCGTCGACGCCAGCTACCTCGGCAAAGACTATTAA
- a CDS encoding NAD(+)/NADH kinase, translating to MSQSESSDEKRPCWPRAGRSRPDVVVVGALDRPSVASELNRLRSLIAERAEIAAVDLDFSYDFEHAQHDLVIVLGGDGSILQTARQMGENQLPILGVNCGHLGFLAALTPDAFLDIWGTVANGDCELVDHLMLRASIIRDGEEVAVQLGLNEAAILGGPPYRILNIDLSVDQVHATSYSCDGLIISTPIGSTAHNLSAGGPILRKNLQAFVISPISPHTLTHRSVVDTADRTFDLSVANPNDSTSLVVDGRVVDVIQPGDRIRVQRSPYSFQMVAVPGQNDYRTLREKLGWSGNTISKT from the coding sequence ATGTCGCAATCTGAATCGTCCGACGAGAAACGACCGTGCTGGCCACGTGCCGGGCGTTCGCGACCCGATGTCGTTGTCGTCGGGGCGTTGGATCGTCCCAGCGTCGCGTCGGAATTGAATCGTTTGCGATCGTTGATCGCCGAACGAGCGGAGATCGCGGCGGTCGATCTCGATTTCAGTTACGACTTTGAACACGCCCAGCACGATCTCGTGATCGTCCTTGGCGGCGACGGATCGATCCTGCAAACGGCGCGACAGATGGGCGAGAACCAATTGCCGATCTTAGGCGTCAATTGCGGGCACCTCGGTTTCCTGGCCGCGCTCACGCCCGACGCATTCCTCGATATCTGGGGGACCGTTGCCAACGGCGATTGCGAACTCGTCGACCATTTGATGTTGAGAGCTTCGATCATTCGCGACGGCGAAGAGGTCGCGGTTCAGCTGGGATTAAACGAAGCGGCGATACTCGGCGGCCCCCCTTATCGGATCCTCAACATCGATCTTTCAGTCGACCAAGTCCATGCGACCAGCTACAGCTGTGACGGGTTGATCATCAGCACACCGATCGGTTCGACCGCGCATAACCTTTCGGCGGGCGGGCCGATCTTGCGGAAGAACCTGCAAGCGTTTGTGATCTCGCCGATCAGCCCCCACACGCTCACGCATCGCTCGGTTGTCGATACCGCCGACCGGACGTTTGATTTGTCAGTCGCCAACCCCAACGATTCGACGAGCCTTGTCGTCGATGGCCGCGTCGTCGACGTGATCCAACCGGGCGACCGAATTCGCGTGCAGCGATCGCCTTACAGTTTTCAAATGGTTGCCGTGCCGGGTCAGAACGATTACCGAACGCTCCGCGAAAAGCTGGGCTGGAGCGGCAATACGATCAGCAAAACCTAA
- the purL gene encoding phosphoribosylformylglycinamidine synthase subunit PurL — protein sequence MTLWQIDIYPSEGTVDRDGARIAEEIFELRLADHLDVAMSKSFLVEGDLDADAVSAIAANYLVDPVTQRSVIATVGSEKLLASPNANKTLVHVMAKPGVMDPVAQSTIAAIRDGGWQVEGVRTVRKYWLPELPPQQLDQICKRALSNDSIEQVIVGPLQLDRLQIGSAYEFELQHVAIRDLDDAALERLSKEGQLYLTLVEMQTIQKHFRDLDREPTDIELESVAQTWSEHCSHKTLAGRIAYRDENGERRFENMLKETIFAATQTIRKSLGDDDWCVSVFEDNAGVVTFDDEYNICFKVETHNHPSALEPYGGANTGIGGVIRDPLGTGMGAKPICNTDVFCFAPPETAPEDLPAGVLHPRRVMKGVVSGVRDYGNRMGIPTVNGAVYFDPRYLGNPLVYAGNVGLLPVDKCFKEALPGDYIVAMGGRTGRDGIHGATFSSAELTSESESLSGGAVQIGNAITEKMVADVLLQARDEGLYNAVTDCGAGGFSSAVGEMGEKIGAEVWLDKCPLKYDGLSYTEIWISEAQERMVLSVSPDQWDRLQQLCESEGVEVTRIGKFEATGNLRLKYGENLVGEVTMHFLHDGRPPIVRDAIYQAPQVCPLEGTVPADHDETLRKILAALNVASKEWIIRQYDHEVQGGSVIKPLVGVQADGPGDAAVVRPRVESRRGIVISNGMNPHFGDFDTYHMAASAIDEAMRNAVAVGADPAKIAILDNFCWGYTDRPETLGSLVRAAIACQDMAIALGTPFISGKDSLNNEFSYNDDDGNRQTIAIPPSLLISAMGQVEDVSKCVTMDLKQAGNAIYLVGETKDELGGSHFSLVNKLSGGQVPTVEVQTAKAIFAAMHQAIGSGSVRACHDLSEGGLAAAVAEMCFAGELGVDLQIGNLTQNGLPPEVVLFSESNSRFLVEVASDATDSFEACFASLPLTRLGSVVEGETLTIRDADETVMESQWPALKQTWQKPLAFESH from the coding sequence ATGACCCTCTGGCAAATCGATATTTATCCCAGCGAAGGCACGGTCGACCGCGATGGGGCGCGAATCGCCGAAGAGATCTTCGAACTTCGCCTGGCCGACCACTTGGACGTTGCGATGTCCAAGAGCTTCCTGGTCGAAGGTGATTTGGACGCCGATGCGGTCTCCGCGATCGCTGCCAATTATCTCGTCGATCCAGTCACGCAGCGATCGGTGATCGCCACCGTTGGCAGCGAAAAACTGCTCGCTTCCCCCAACGCCAACAAGACCTTGGTCCATGTCATGGCCAAGCCGGGCGTGATGGATCCAGTCGCACAAAGTACGATCGCGGCGATCCGCGACGGCGGTTGGCAAGTCGAAGGCGTGCGGACGGTGCGGAAGTACTGGTTGCCCGAACTACCGCCGCAACAGCTCGATCAGATATGCAAGCGAGCGCTCTCGAACGATTCGATCGAACAAGTCATCGTCGGTCCGTTGCAATTGGACCGGCTGCAAATCGGTTCGGCTTACGAGTTTGAATTGCAACATGTCGCCATCCGCGACTTGGACGATGCTGCGTTGGAACGCCTGAGCAAAGAAGGCCAACTGTATCTGACGCTTGTCGAGATGCAGACGATCCAAAAGCACTTCCGCGACTTGGATCGCGAGCCGACCGATATCGAACTGGAATCGGTCGCGCAGACCTGGAGCGAGCACTGCAGCCACAAAACGCTGGCGGGCCGGATCGCTTACCGCGACGAAAACGGCGAGCGTCGTTTTGAGAACATGCTTAAAGAGACGATCTTTGCCGCGACGCAGACGATTCGCAAATCGCTGGGCGACGACGATTGGTGCGTCAGCGTGTTCGAAGACAACGCCGGCGTCGTCACCTTCGACGACGAATACAACATCTGTTTCAAAGTCGAAACGCACAACCATCCCTCGGCGCTGGAACCTTACGGTGGAGCAAACACGGGCATCGGCGGCGTGATCCGCGATCCGCTGGGGACCGGGATGGGAGCCAAGCCGATTTGCAACACCGACGTCTTCTGCTTCGCTCCGCCAGAAACCGCTCCCGAAGATCTCCCCGCTGGCGTCCTGCATCCCCGCCGCGTGATGAAAGGTGTCGTCTCGGGCGTCCGCGACTATGGCAACCGGATGGGAATCCCGACGGTCAACGGCGCGGTCTATTTCGACCCGCGTTACCTCGGCAATCCGCTGGTCTATGCCGGCAACGTCGGCCTGCTGCCTGTCGACAAATGTTTTAAAGAAGCGTTGCCGGGCGATTATATCGTGGCAATGGGAGGCCGGACCGGCCGCGACGGGATCCACGGCGCGACGTTCAGCAGTGCGGAATTGACCAGCGAGAGCGAATCGCTTTCCGGTGGTGCGGTTCAGATCGGCAATGCGATCACCGAAAAGATGGTCGCCGACGTTCTGCTGCAGGCTCGCGACGAAGGACTCTACAACGCCGTGACCGATTGCGGTGCGGGCGGTTTCAGTAGTGCTGTCGGCGAGATGGGCGAAAAGATTGGTGCGGAGGTTTGGTTGGACAAGTGTCCGCTCAAATACGACGGACTCTCTTACACTGAGATCTGGATCAGCGAAGCGCAAGAGCGAATGGTGCTGTCAGTTTCGCCCGACCAGTGGGATCGCTTGCAGCAGTTGTGCGAAAGCGAAGGGGTCGAAGTCACGCGGATCGGAAAGTTCGAAGCGACCGGCAACCTGCGACTAAAGTACGGCGAGAATTTGGTCGGCGAAGTCACTATGCACTTCCTGCACGACGGCCGACCGCCGATCGTTCGCGATGCGATCTATCAAGCTCCGCAAGTCTGCCCGTTGGAGGGAACGGTTCCCGCCGACCACGATGAGACGCTGCGAAAGATTTTGGCCGCGCTGAACGTCGCCAGCAAGGAATGGATCATCCGCCAATACGATCACGAAGTCCAAGGTGGCAGCGTGATCAAGCCGTTGGTTGGTGTGCAAGCCGATGGTCCCGGCGACGCCGCGGTCGTGCGGCCGCGAGTCGAGAGTCGCCGCGGGATCGTGATCAGCAACGGCATGAACCCGCACTTCGGCGACTTCGATACTTATCACATGGCCGCCAGCGCGATCGACGAAGCGATGCGAAACGCCGTCGCGGTGGGAGCGGATCCGGCGAAGATTGCGATCCTCGACAACTTCTGTTGGGGCTACACCGATCGTCCCGAAACGCTTGGGTCATTGGTCCGTGCGGCGATCGCTTGCCAAGACATGGCGATCGCGTTGGGGACGCCGTTCATCAGCGGCAAAGACAGCTTGAACAACGAATTCAGCTACAACGACGACGACGGCAACCGTCAAACGATTGCTATCCCGCCGAGCCTGTTGATCAGTGCCATGGGACAGGTCGAAGACGTTTCAAAGTGCGTTACGATGGATCTGAAACAGGCTGGTAACGCGATCTATCTGGTCGGCGAAACCAAAGACGAATTGGGCGGATCGCACTTCTCGTTGGTCAACAAACTGTCCGGCGGCCAGGTGCCGACCGTCGAAGTGCAGACAGCCAAAGCGATCTTCGCGGCGATGCACCAAGCGATCGGCAGCGGCAGCGTCCGCGCGTGCCACGACCTCAGCGAAGGTGGATTGGCAGCGGCAGTTGCCGAGATGTGTTTCGCTGGCGAATTGGGAGTCGACCTGCAGATTGGCAACCTGACGCAAAATGGCCTGCCACCCGAAGTGGTCCTGTTCAGCGAGTCGAACTCGCGATTCCTAGTCGAAGTTGCGAGCGATGCGACGGATAGCTTTGAAGCTTGTTTTGCCTCGTTGCCACTGACTCGCTTGGGCTCGGTCGTCGAAGGCGAAACGCTGACGATCCGCGACGCCGACGAAACGGTCATGGAATCGCAGTGGCCCGCGTTGAAGCAGACCTGGCAGAAACCACTCGCCTTCGAATCGCACTAG
- a CDS encoding GxxExxY protein translates to MPEDLIFREECYKIIGACFEVYNDKGCGFLEPVYQECLEIEHEYQQIPFVPRQAIGLSYRGIELKQKFIPDFICYGKIIVEIKAVSQLIDEHRAQVINYLNASGFQLGLLVNFASYPKIQWERFVHTAK, encoded by the coding sequence ATGCCAGAGGATTTGATTTTCCGCGAGGAGTGCTACAAGATCATCGGCGCCTGCTTCGAAGTCTACAACGACAAAGGATGCGGCTTCCTGGAACCGGTCTACCAGGAGTGCTTGGAGATCGAACACGAGTATCAACAGATCCCGTTTGTCCCTCGCCAAGCTATCGGTCTGTCCTACCGCGGGATCGAACTAAAGCAGAAGTTCATCCCCGACTTCATCTGCTACGGCAAGATCATCGTGGAGATCAAAGCGGTCAGTCAGTTGATCGACGAACACCGCGCTCAAGTTATCAACTACTTGAACGCCAGCGGCTTCCAACTGGGGCTGCTAGTCAACTTCGCCAGCTATCCCAAGATCCAGTGGGAACGATTCGTTCACACCGCGAAATAG